CCCAGCTGATAGATCAACTTGAATCTAGGCAGTATCCAAACCGAGTTTTGAGACATTGGTTGTTTTCCTAAGCATCCGTTCTATCACTTACTTCAGTAGTTTCATTTCATGGTGTGACTTATCAACTTGGTTCCTTTATCttttagcaattttttttttatttcctttgttCATAAAAGAGCTGAAAGTTGCCTTTCCTTCATTCATCagacattattttttctttagatTTGGTTAATGAGGATAGCAAGCTAAGGTATTTCATGTTGAAGTCTGATAGTAAGCAACGTTGTTTTTTGAACAGCTTAGGTCTCCAAATATCCCAATATAACATCTGATACTTAACGGGAAATAGTTTACAAAATAGTCCCTCCATTTTCTCCTTAATTCCATGGTCTTTGCCTAATACCTTATTTCTTTACTCTGATACACTTAATTTGTTAGTTCCTTTGTTCCTTTTTCACACAATGTCTTGGCCGATTTTCTCTCTCACTCTGTACACAGAGACAACCATGCCGTGGCTCCaggtcttcttattttcttaacattatGTTATTCCAGATGCCTCAAAAAATGGTGTTGCACAAGagacaattcaaaatactaTCCGCAGAGCTAGCAAGGTGATGACGGAGCAAGAGGCTCGACGGATTCTTGGTGTTACAGAGGAAACTCCCTGGGAGGAGATTATCAAGGTTAGTATATCATCTTTGTTGTGGGTATATTACccatttgttttcaatttagcACTTCTAAAGTGGGGAATGCATTTTTGAGGATAAAGCACACTGTTATAGCCTTCAATTGGAAAATCAATAGCTAACATATGAGGgttaatcatgttttttgtccCTATAAAATTACCAATTTTTGGTTTTTGTCCCTAACTTTTAAAACCCCCCATTTTTCACCCTGGATTTTCTACATACTTGCTTTTGTCCCTCAGTCTAAGTCTGTGAAGTTACTTTACAATTTTTTGATGACCAATCTAACAAGGTAGGTGGAATCTGTGTGTTTCATGACTATAGGATGCTGATTAGAAAGATCACCAAGTAACTGTACGGTACAGTAACTTAACAAAATTAGACTGAGGGACGAAAGTCTGGATATTTAGCAAATGTAGGGACCAAAAGTAAAGGAGTTTTCAAAGACAGGCAAAAACCAACAATTGGCAATTTTACAGGACGAAAAACAACGCTATTAAGCGCATATATTATGATGCTAAAATCCATTTGATTTTCAattaatggttataactttgcacttttttttttttttttgctgaagtaTACCATTTTCACTTCAGAGGAGCTAAAATTTTCTTGTaatagtttcttaaaaatatttcttgccTTGCAGAAATATGACAATTTATTTGAGAATAATGCTAAGAATGGGAGTTTCTACCTCCAGTCCAAAGTTCATCGGGCCAAGGAATGTCTAGAGGCAGTTCAACAAGGCAAGAGTCAGGGTACCCCTAGTTGAGAACTTAGATTTTCTCCATTTTATAACCATTGTGTAATCATTTTTGCCTCCAAGTTTGTGTTGTACTATTTGCGTAATCAAAAGTTTCTGaagtaaaaattttattatcaaaattgtaAATGATTAGTTTGTGATTGACTGCTAATAAAGGCtactataaaatgaaattacatGCATGTTTTTAACATGCTTAAAATTAGAATGTGGTAGGAAATAATAGTAATGTCGTAAAAAAACACGTTTCATTACTTGATCGATGCTAGAATTTTGATATCTTTCACTTTCTGTTTATCATTGCTCATATTTATACTCCAGAAGTTTTCACCTTTGTCGTCTTTTGCAAATGCAGTTAcagttgcatttttttattgtatgaaaatttataataatttcggagaaagtattttttttttgtcataaaaatttgttttttcttattttctctctctcaaacaataagaaaattatGGTATTTTTATGCTATCTCCaatctatttcttttcattgtaAGCAATCACCCTAAACAATGTACATGTGCAGCCAAATTTACAAGAAGATAATGGTGTTCAAAATATCAAGAGTTCTTTTACAAATGAGTTCTGTTAAGAagttttcaagaaaataattgaaaaattataagtattaagtatcaaatatgttttattttgagtTAGTAAAtgttgataattaaattttatgtcaaatgaatttttaaattgtaagaTGATTTTATGAGTTTTAATCTTCATCGTGGATTCGTGGGACTGATCTTATATGTGTGTGTTaagatttatttcattaatttttttattgatgattgttgattcatacattttttaattaaaattattattttcgtCACAGTCAAACTCTAGTACTAAAGAGTTAACAATTGGTCTAGATAATAAAGTTGGAatcatgttgttgatgaagatCTTGCATCTTTTTAGTAGAcgtaaacatttttttagctTTGAAACATGTTTTGATTGACTTTAATAAGTTTTTAGGTCTTAATTcacctaaatttttatttactacAAAAATAATAGCAAAGGTACAGGTGCAATACAAAGCGCTTAACATTTACAAAAGTTTGGGAGAAtttggataatttattattaaaaaaaaaagctccaGAACTTATTGTCACTAAACTTTAGGGTTTGTGAGAATTGATTGAATCCGTTTCCTTTTTGccgaaaaattaattgaatccTAAACGATGCAAAGGTGATATAGGATgggtttgtttatttttttttaaaaaaattaaaataaacattttttatataaatatttttttaagaagctttacttcttaaaataagtaaaaaaattatacaacaacaacgccttatcccactaggtgtgttgataagtaaaaaaattattttttaagaaaaaaaattagataaacatactaaacaaataataaaaaattatttattttattaaaacaaatgtttgtttcaacaaataagtttaataaatttatccatattcaTCATCCAAAAAATCACTATTCTCTCTGATAggaatcacaaaacaaacaaattcatatcattttcaaataataacACCATTGAACGCATGTTATCGTCTCACATCCACCAATAGAGAACCACATTATGCATGCCCATGCTTATCCTTACACTGCTCCCCTCGTTAATCTctaacacattttatttttatttcattggaACTAATTTTCAAAGAGTTATTACTTATCAACACACCTTAGgtttatgaattatgatgatGACCTCACGTTAATGCCCcattcaagaataaagagaaataaaagaaatgtgGCATACACCAACTTAGTGACACTAACAGGTCTAAACACTTTTGGGTCCAACTGCTATATTGTTCGTTTCACAAAATGGTAGGTAAGCTACCAATCTCCCTTTTCAACCCTCACCCCCCAAACTCTGAAAGCAAAGCATGTGGCTCTTCCACTTCATAAGTGAAACTTTTCTCACACATTACTTTTCATGTATTATTCGTACTAATATGTACACACAGTAGTGGATTTTAGGTTTTGTAtaatttatccaaaataaaaaaaaaatatttgaaaattcttATCTTTATGAATGTGGTTTAAGGCAAGTAATTTTAGAACTAAAAAACAATTGAAAGTAATTTTAGGTTTGGTTCAGCTAATCCTCttagaaaattaagaaacaattTTAGAACTAGTCCGGAAATATTtggaaaaattaaatgtctataCACAATTGCTCAAATGGATGGACTACAGTTCATATCATTCCTAGTCATGATTTCTgtgctttatttatttttttatttttaaggaggATCAGTTCAAGTCTTTTAGATGGAATATATAGAACATCTTAGAGGTAAATTATCAATACTCGTAAGCTCAAAAGGTTGGAAAAAAGAATAACTTCCTAGCTAATCTGCCACATTATTTGCCTCAAAAAAATATGGTACACTCAAACATCCCATTCCCTTTGGTTGCAGAAGTTCTAAGTCCCAACCATGTTACTATAAGGATGCTTAGGACTACAACCCTTCTCCACAAGCTGAATAGCTACTTCTGAGTCACATTCCACAATTAGTCTTCTAATGCCTCATTGTCAAGCTCTAACTCCATACAAGAGATTAATTCCATTTGACTCTTCTAAAACTAAATAACTCACTTTAGagccaaaaaaaaagtaatctcAGTTATTgaggagaaaataaataattaaatttatatgctCATACACAAGTAATAACAAATTACTGAAATATTaactattgatttttttttcataaacgacttatatatattacttattttacttttacttaATTTTGAGGAGTCAAATCCAATCGTTTTAGGATGAACTTGCATGAATACTCAAAAAAAGAAAGTGTTCTTGAAAAAACATTTCAGATGTGTTTggataatgttttaaaaaagtgttttataatatatttaaattttcataaatcACTTTCTATATttggagaaaaatgttacaatattttttctctttgaatttttctatttaaaatgaaaaatatctaattattataaaatattcaaagatggtttaaatttaaacaatactTCCTCGATTCTAGATTATATAacattttagagaaaaaaaattgttctaaaaaaatatatgtcgttttacaaaattaatattgtatcatatttttttccataACTATTCTTAATTAATACTTAGTGGGAATAGTGTgtagaaagaataaaataatcactaattagagaaataaagggtatattaaaatgttacctaatattttttttttgaaatcaacaaattaaattacattcTTTAATAATTGTGTTAAAAGTTTAAACGTCGTATAATCTGAAATGgataaagtgttttttttataaaaaaatatttaaatattaaaaatttctctAGAGAAACAATCTTATATTATAATTGTTATCAAATGGTTctatagattatatatataagcaaaATCTTTATGTTAGTGATTCTAAGGACTTTAAAACTTCAATAATCCTCGGAAggctataatattttaattctcgAATTACATTTTGAATCAAATAGTTCAACAGTTTTGTTTCTTAACTTAAAATCAAATTGATGTTTCACACCAATGAGTCTTGGCTTGATTGGAGAGATCAAACATTCTGTAACTAAAAGGTTTTGGGTTTAATTTATAATGGTTTTGGGTTTAATTTATAATGTGAACTTTCATTCGTTGTCGTAGGTCTTCTAATTATAAAGATGTTAAAAAGGAATCCATATGTTTAGcccataagttattttttttatgatttgctTAAGTTCATTTATTTCTATAGTCACTTGACCCATTCTATTCAACtgcattgttaatttttttgaatcatatatttaatttatttatttttgtttttcttttcatattatcccctttgaattaattttattagaagcATGATTGGGCATTAAATGTGTACATATTTCTTAACTAATTCTAAGcttaatttttcatgttttaaaaCTTCTACGGGATTTAACACCTTTTTGTATAAATATCTGATTTCAAAGATGTTAGATAAGGCTGTCTAAgatatcaataaataattaaatataaaatgtgtTTATGAAAATGTAAAACTTACTAATGTTATCAACATattcttataataatttaaagaattattatttattaattctttaattaatatctttttgGACAATTCTAAGTGAGatcttaattttaatctttgagACGTTACGTATAGCACAAACCCCACGCGTCGAATTAATGTCGTAGACTATAAGCTGCACACGTGCCatgtctttgttttttatttgtggGAATCCCAATATTGACCAACACGTtctcacattatttttttttccatctttaataaatatatttcgaattgaattaattcaaatttgttaGGTACGTTACTCTCTGTATTCTATTCTGTAATTGCCAAGTTTAAGTTGGACCACATCATATGGATCATGAAACGTGTTTTGTACATGGACAACAACTTcaagaaatttattaaattattttctttgacaGCCAAAATTCAGTAAATTATTAAAAGCAAATATTATCTGATTGCTAAGAAaatttgttaagaaattaaatgtcactttttttatttaaaatattattatttttatttttattaatattactatattatatgatcatttttaatatatatatatatctaatatatcttttaataaaaatgtattattattataaaaagtataaagaCATTGTATAATATGATATATCCCAAACTAAAAATGAGTCGACACGAATGAAaactattaaaagaaataaataaataaaataatggaatatggacaaaaagaaaaagaagaatttttattttaatactttatgTGATTTTCCAGGAAAGTGAAGTTGGAGATGGGAAAAGGAATTAGAGAAAGTGACGTGTGATAGTTTTGGGTGAGACGTGTACCTTAATCTCACGTAATCCCGTTGTTATTAGTGTTatgtttcaaaccataatagATAAATATGAAGAGAAGCACAAAGCAAAATTGAATTTACATTTAATAACTTACAGCAACAGTTACTTTGCTCGTCGTTTTGTATAACATGCATTGGATTCTAGgatgaaaatttgtttttgttgtctctttttgctaaatcaatcaattttgtacaaataaaaacattttaattgtgATTAGCCTAAGAATATTCCAAATTTTTGTTAACTGATACAAATGAACGGGGATAAGACCAAAAAGTTGTAGCTCTATGAATTAGGTTTACTGTTGGGTGAATATATTGAATttctggtaaaaaaaaaaaatagtttagtttttatacgatgttatgtcaattttttaaaaaaatatatgtgatccatcaactaaaataaaatttattaatttttataatagttattttaaaagttatattaataataatttataattaattaaccgTGTATAATAACcactattaaatttaaaaaatttacactatcaattaattaaaaattactattaatataatttttaagataattattatgatactaaaagaatatattatattaaatgacATTATTGAATCACATGTTACTAAATCGTTATTTCACTAGTGCAAATATCTAATCCAATAAAATTCACTTTAAGAATATGTTTggatataaaattttaactgaggaaagtaatttatcagagaatttaaatttttctaatctaaaattcattgtttggatttttttcatgaagaatttaaatttttgaaattttaaaataaaattttaagcaaCTAAAAATGTGGagtttcaatttccttctaaaagtgagaaattgaaattctcttcttgat
The Glycine max cultivar Williams 82 chromosome 16, Glycine_max_v4.0, whole genome shotgun sequence genome window above contains:
- the LOC100797160 gene encoding mitochondrial import inner membrane translocase subunit PAM16 like 2 isoform X2; the encoded protein is MWDIVDKPKDKKVVRCRGIFIVKYASKNGVAQETIQNTIRRASKVMTEQEARRILGVTEETPWEEIIKKYDNLFENNAKNGSFYLQSKVHRAKECLEAVQQGKSQGTPS
- the LOC100797160 gene encoding mitochondrial import inner membrane translocase subunit PAM16 like 2 isoform X1, with protein sequence MAAKILANLIVMGGGILARAVVQAYRQALTNASKNGVAQETIQNTIRRASKVMTEQEARRILGVTEETPWEEIIKKYDNLFENNAKNGSFYLQSKVHRAKECLEAVQQGKSQGTPS